GCTTTGTGGAGTACGGGGAAACCATTGAGGAAGCTTTGAAACGGGAGATAAAGGAAGAGACAGGTCTTGACGTCAGAATCCTAAGGATGGTAGGAGTTTACTCCGAGCCGAACAGGGACCCGAGGGGACACACGGTTTCGGTTGCCTTCCTCTGCCTTGGTGAGGGTGAACTCAAAGCTGGTGA
The Thermococcus sp. genome window above contains:
- a CDS encoding NUDIX hydrolase, coding for FVEYGETIEEALKREIKEETGLDVRILRMVGVYSEPNRDPRGHTVSVAFLCLGEGELKAGDDAKEVHVVPIDEAEKLPLAFDHAKILRDALHPRDCW